Proteins from a single region of Pseudomonas ekonensis:
- a CDS encoding TerB N-terminal domain-containing protein — protein MGAAREGLNFTIPKSNTKSTGVRWLAEGEAVTVADLQIPGGFLYLCERATQFGNEEPSLIDATLRVARSSMSLTDRQMSYWPSYNSITPEARRAYLQWLSGGRRQPADAGYVFLFFYGLERRALIDAPVDPQAKAELPAIKAEVHRLLDLYGDNYSFRGYATRFLAHLDAGTVESQSYLTEPDITAVDGYELPMTLRIALGQMAVDKYPLNASWALTWALTEPNISRRTPVTRCPEQFATLFKNEFAKRFPNGIPLTRNKTKLKTAYRPASAGLSIPAVSVGDLPDVAATSGTRNKLQVIVEDCSAVLDPYSRYLGRNPDAANSLESILQLPIELWPDEAKAELEQLEQRVGGEIICMSFGELAGRFKSAGALSRDKVLALARALESMRIGLEPDVLSGSRTPKAEDTIALFAADSDEGTLRSNDAYGAAAVTLDLASAVAAADGDTSLEEVKLLFSHIDSWDHLCGAHRKRLKAHLQIQLKQPPTLASLKKKLEPLTSEAKRKIAGFLAHLAQADGEVTPQEVKLLERVYKSLSLDPQLVYSDLHSAAVRPLQTEPVASMDAAPTVASAEGGVTLDMAKIARLQQETAEVSALLANVFGEESTAADVPQIDVIDQGEDSSVEQFATVHGLDVEHSAFLRLLVSRTEWSRAELEDVASDMELMLDGSLERINDMAFELFDIPVTEGDDPIEINPDILEELAL, from the coding sequence GTGGGAGCAGCAAGAGAGGGTCTGAATTTTACGATCCCGAAATCAAATACCAAATCCACGGGCGTGCGTTGGCTTGCCGAGGGTGAAGCCGTCACTGTCGCCGATCTACAGATTCCTGGTGGATTTCTTTACCTCTGTGAACGAGCCACACAGTTTGGTAATGAGGAGCCATCACTGATTGATGCCACACTTCGTGTCGCGCGCTCATCCATGAGCTTGACTGATCGGCAGATGTCCTATTGGCCTAGCTACAACTCCATCACACCTGAGGCGCGGCGCGCGTACCTGCAGTGGTTGTCGGGAGGCCGCCGTCAGCCAGCGGATGCAGGTTATGTATTCTTGTTCTTCTACGGCCTTGAGCGTCGAGCCCTGATCGATGCGCCAGTTGATCCTCAGGCAAAGGCTGAGCTTCCTGCCATCAAAGCCGAAGTTCACCGTCTTCTCGATCTTTACGGTGATAACTATTCTTTCCGCGGATACGCTACCCGCTTCCTTGCACATCTCGATGCGGGCACAGTCGAATCCCAGAGCTATTTAACCGAGCCAGATATCACCGCCGTCGATGGCTACGAACTGCCCATGACGCTTCGTATCGCGTTAGGTCAAATGGCCGTGGACAAATATCCGCTCAACGCAAGCTGGGCTCTGACTTGGGCATTGACTGAGCCCAACATCTCCAGGCGCACCCCCGTTACCCGTTGCCCGGAGCAGTTCGCAACGCTTTTCAAAAACGAGTTCGCAAAACGCTTTCCCAACGGCATTCCCTTAACCCGGAACAAGACCAAGCTAAAAACGGCTTATCGGCCAGCATCCGCTGGTCTGAGCATTCCAGCAGTATCGGTAGGCGACTTGCCGGACGTCGCTGCGACCTCAGGAACGCGAAACAAGCTTCAGGTTATCGTAGAGGACTGCAGCGCCGTGCTCGATCCTTACAGCCGGTACTTGGGACGCAACCCAGACGCCGCCAACAGCCTGGAATCAATTCTGCAACTGCCCATAGAGCTGTGGCCTGATGAAGCCAAAGCGGAACTGGAGCAATTAGAACAACGTGTAGGTGGAGAGATCATCTGCATGAGTTTCGGCGAGCTGGCAGGTCGATTCAAATCCGCTGGTGCACTTTCTCGCGACAAAGTTCTCGCCCTCGCCCGCGCGCTGGAGAGCATGCGTATCGGTCTAGAGCCGGATGTTCTTTCTGGCAGCCGCACACCCAAAGCAGAAGACACCATTGCGTTGTTCGCCGCAGATTCGGATGAAGGCACGCTTCGTTCCAACGATGCATACGGCGCCGCAGCAGTAACGCTTGATCTGGCTAGTGCAGTAGCCGCTGCAGACGGCGACACCTCACTCGAAGAAGTGAAACTCCTGTTCAGTCACATCGACTCATGGGATCACCTCTGCGGAGCGCATCGTAAACGTTTGAAAGCACACCTGCAGATTCAACTCAAGCAGCCCCCAACGCTGGCAAGTCTCAAGAAGAAGTTGGAGCCGCTCACCTCAGAAGCCAAACGAAAGATTGCCGGTTTCCTAGCCCATCTAGCTCAAGCAGATGGGGAGGTTACGCCGCAGGAAGTGAAACTTCTCGAGCGCGTCTATAAGTCCCTTTCCCTAGACCCTCAGCTTGTCTACAGCGATCTGCATAGCGCCGCAGTGCGCCCGCTCCAGACGGAGCCAGTAGCCTCGATGGACGCGGCACCGACGGTAGCAAGTGCCGAAGGGGGGGTCACTCTGGATATGGCTAAGATTGCCCGGTTGCAACAAGAGACCGCCGAAGTGTCTGCTCTTCTAGCTAATGTGTTCGGCGAGGAGTCAACGGCTGCCGACGTCCCCCAGATTGACGTCATCGACCAGGGGGAGGATAGCTCTGTTGAGCAGTTCGCGACTGTCCATGGCTTAGATGTCGAACACTCCGCGTTCTTGCGTTTGCTGGTTTCGCGCACCGAATGGAGTCGGGCCGAACTGGAGGACGTTGCCAGCGATATGGAACTGATGCTGGACGGCAGCTTGGAGCGAATCAATGATATGGCCTTCGAATTGTTCGACATTCCCGTGACCGAAGGCGATGACCCCATCGAAATCAACCCCGATATTCTGGAAGAATTAGCCCTATGA
- a CDS encoding ATP-binding protein — MSKIRAKDRDAVIQSLRAGVVPRVGQHLIQVGRAGELDSLLKDVDRLADGGSAFRVVVGEYGAGKTFFLNLVRGIAMERKLVTMHADLNPDRRLHASGGQARSLYSELAKNMATRTKPDGGALQGVVEKFISQAKTEAKTKGVESEAIIREYLAELTEMVNGYDFADVIAAYCRGFEDGNEQLKADAIRWLRGEFSTKTDARAALGVRTIVDDASIYDQLKLLSRFVRLAGFGGLMVCLDELVNLYKLANAQARNANYEQILRILNDSLQGSAEGLGFVLGGTPEFLMDTRRGLYSYPALQSRLAENSFARSGLVDLSGPVIRLSSLTPEDFYVLLQKLRNVYACGEPEKFLLPDEAIPAFMAHCSQRLGEAYFRTPRTTITAFINLLAVIEQNPEADWRSLLGAIELTKDDGGQQDLEVETDDELATFKL, encoded by the coding sequence ATGAGTAAGATTCGAGCCAAGGATCGCGATGCGGTCATCCAATCGCTACGCGCAGGTGTAGTGCCACGTGTAGGCCAACATCTGATTCAGGTGGGCCGAGCTGGTGAGCTCGATTCCCTGCTCAAGGATGTGGATCGTCTGGCAGACGGCGGTTCAGCCTTCCGTGTTGTGGTTGGCGAATACGGTGCTGGTAAAACGTTCTTTCTCAATCTGGTGCGCGGTATCGCCATGGAACGCAAGCTGGTGACCATGCATGCCGACTTGAATCCGGATCGGCGTTTACATGCGTCAGGTGGCCAAGCGCGCTCCCTCTATTCTGAACTTGCAAAGAACATGGCTACCCGCACCAAACCTGATGGAGGTGCACTCCAGGGAGTGGTGGAGAAATTCATCTCCCAAGCCAAAACTGAAGCCAAGACGAAAGGTGTGGAGAGCGAAGCGATCATTCGTGAGTACTTGGCGGAACTCACCGAAATGGTCAACGGTTATGACTTCGCAGATGTGATTGCCGCTTATTGCCGCGGTTTTGAGGACGGCAACGAGCAACTCAAGGCCGATGCGATCCGCTGGCTCCGTGGTGAGTTTTCCACCAAGACCGATGCGAGGGCCGCACTAGGCGTGCGTACAATCGTTGACGATGCTTCTATATACGATCAGCTCAAATTGCTGTCGCGGTTTGTACGTTTAGCGGGTTTTGGTGGTTTGATGGTCTGCCTTGACGAGCTCGTAAACTTGTACAAGCTGGCGAATGCCCAAGCCCGGAACGCAAACTACGAACAGATTCTGCGCATCCTCAACGATTCCCTGCAGGGTTCAGCTGAGGGTCTGGGCTTTGTGCTAGGTGGAACGCCCGAGTTTTTGATGGACACTCGTCGCGGTCTCTATAGCTACCCTGCCCTGCAATCCCGACTCGCTGAAAACAGCTTTGCGAGATCCGGCTTAGTCGACTTATCAGGCCCTGTAATTCGCCTCAGCAGCCTGACACCCGAGGACTTCTATGTTCTATTGCAGAAGCTTCGAAATGTTTATGCCTGCGGCGAGCCTGAGAAATTTTTGTTGCCCGACGAGGCCATTCCCGCTTTCATGGCGCACTGTAGTCAGCGTCTTGGCGAAGCTTACTTCCGCACGCCGCGAACGACCATCACCGCTTTCATCAATCTACTCGCCGTGATTGAGCAGAATCCGGAAGCGGATTGGCGTAGCCTGTTGGGCGCCATCGAACTGACCAAAGACGATGGTGGGCAGCAAGATCTTGAGGTCGAGACCGATGATGAACTTGCCACCTTCAAGCTCTGA
- a CDS encoding DEAD/DEAH box helicase has translation MWTQGWTSLRDAQEWAAPALVDADRDVIIAASTAAGKTEAAFLPILTNLLNDTDSAGAVLYISPLKALINDQWDRLSRLCERLDVPVVAWHGDVSSSRKQRFLKSPEGILLITPESLEALFVNRGSSLPGIFQNLRYIVVDELHAFIGSERGKQLQSLMQRVELVVARTLPRVGLSATLGEMSLARMFLRPVHPDDITVIESKSTGQELQVQVRGYIERPIQDVVTEHISQSGVVDVQASSEEAQARGNISGSRTAIAGHLYKVLRGHNNLIFPNRRQEVEWFADRLRLLCEQDGLPNEFWPHHGSLSKDLRQDAEQALKAGYPPASAVCTTTLELGIDIGNIKTVAQIGSPPSVASLRQRLGRSGRRPGEPATLRAYCRERPLTDQSDLSDQLREGLVQTIAMIRLLIEGWFEPPRSQGMHASTLVQQCLSTIAQLGGASATQLWSILIASGAFASVSKADLIALLKCMGEKELIVQDSSGLLLPGELGERLVNHYEFYTAFTSDEEFRLLRDGKQLGSLPISKPLTKGQRIIFGGRRWEVQDVDLEAKVIVVTAAHGGEPPQFEGLSAQVHDRVRQEMRSVLMETIPCPFLDNQAQKLLEEARANFHAMGLYAKSIVGSSNASHLLTWRGDYTNDALALLLKHKGIQCESTGLSLEVAFDENDTRRALRVVGEMDISDIEPILADVENLIREKWDWALPPSLLMRSFASSQLDLRGAIETARMLSD, from the coding sequence ATCTGGACGCAGGGATGGACGTCATTGCGCGATGCTCAGGAGTGGGCAGCTCCTGCCTTGGTGGATGCAGATCGCGATGTAATCATCGCAGCATCCACTGCGGCGGGTAAAACGGAGGCAGCGTTTCTGCCCATCCTGACAAACCTGCTGAACGACACAGACAGTGCTGGTGCTGTTCTTTACATCAGCCCACTCAAGGCATTGATCAATGATCAGTGGGACAGACTAAGCCGCCTGTGCGAACGGCTTGATGTGCCTGTGGTTGCTTGGCATGGCGATGTTTCATCGAGCAGAAAGCAACGATTTCTAAAGTCGCCAGAAGGTATTCTTCTGATAACTCCCGAATCACTCGAAGCTTTGTTCGTAAACCGCGGTTCTAGCCTTCCAGGGATCTTTCAGAACCTGCGCTATATCGTGGTAGATGAATTACATGCATTTATTGGTAGCGAGCGCGGTAAGCAGTTGCAGTCTCTGATGCAGCGGGTAGAACTCGTTGTTGCCCGTACGTTGCCTAGGGTTGGTCTTTCCGCCACGTTAGGTGAAATGTCCTTGGCGCGCATGTTCTTGAGGCCAGTTCACCCGGATGACATAACAGTTATCGAATCCAAATCTACCGGCCAAGAACTTCAAGTCCAAGTACGCGGTTACATTGAACGCCCGATACAGGATGTGGTAACCGAGCATATCAGCCAATCAGGTGTGGTCGATGTACAAGCTTCATCTGAGGAGGCGCAAGCGCGAGGCAACATTTCAGGATCGAGGACGGCAATCGCAGGTCACCTCTACAAGGTACTCAGAGGTCACAACAATCTGATCTTCCCCAACAGGAGGCAGGAGGTCGAATGGTTTGCCGACCGCCTACGTTTGCTGTGCGAGCAAGACGGCCTGCCCAACGAGTTTTGGCCGCACCATGGCAGTTTGTCCAAGGATCTGCGACAGGACGCTGAGCAGGCGCTGAAGGCGGGATACCCTCCGGCCTCTGCCGTATGCACGACCACCTTGGAGTTGGGTATCGATATTGGCAACATCAAGACAGTAGCTCAGATTGGCAGTCCACCATCAGTCGCTAGTCTGAGGCAGCGTCTCGGACGCTCTGGCCGCCGACCGGGAGAACCCGCAACACTGAGAGCATATTGCCGCGAACGACCGTTAACCGATCAATCAGACCTTTCTGACCAACTTAGAGAAGGGCTTGTCCAGACCATTGCCATGATCCGCTTACTGATCGAGGGTTGGTTTGAACCACCCCGATCGCAAGGCATGCACGCTTCAACGCTTGTCCAGCAGTGCTTGTCTACGATTGCACAGCTAGGCGGGGCTTCAGCGACGCAACTATGGAGCATCCTTATCGCCAGTGGAGCTTTTGCGAGTGTATCCAAAGCTGACCTGATAGCTTTGCTCAAATGCATGGGCGAGAAAGAACTCATTGTCCAAGACAGTTCTGGACTTCTGCTCCCGGGAGAGCTCGGTGAGCGGCTGGTTAACCATTACGAATTCTATACGGCGTTCACGAGCGATGAGGAGTTTCGTTTACTCCGGGATGGCAAACAGCTCGGGTCATTACCGATCAGCAAGCCATTGACCAAGGGGCAACGCATCATTTTCGGAGGCCGTCGTTGGGAGGTTCAGGATGTCGACCTTGAGGCAAAAGTGATCGTAGTCACTGCGGCGCATGGTGGTGAACCTCCACAATTCGAAGGGTTGAGTGCACAGGTACATGATCGCGTCCGACAAGAGATGCGAAGCGTACTGATGGAAACGATCCCCTGTCCTTTCCTGGACAATCAAGCTCAAAAACTGCTTGAGGAAGCACGAGCCAATTTCCATGCGATGGGCCTGTATGCCAAGTCCATCGTCGGTTCATCCAATGCTAGCCACCTGCTTACTTGGCGAGGGGACTACACGAATGATGCTTTGGCATTGCTGCTCAAGCATAAGGGCATTCAGTGTGAGAGTACTGGACTCAGTTTAGAGGTGGCGTTTGACGAAAACGATACGCGGCGAGCATTGCGTGTTGTAGGCGAAATGGACATCTCAGATATAGAGCCCATTCTGGCTGACGTCGAAAATTTGATAAGGGAAAAATGGGACTGGGCTTTGCCCCCTTCACTCCTCATGCGATCGTTTGCTTCAAGTCAACTTGATTTGCGTGGAGCCATCGAAACGGCTCGAATGCTCAGTGACTAA
- a CDS encoding sensor domain-containing diguanylate cyclase — protein MNALLLSPHLIGTNILIASAIICLALWYYSRPHPGPGLWTCGVLLVTVGQYLAQGTAYTASLPYNVLCHSLLTAGETVLVIGVFRFLGRPTPWWLIPVTFLAAAPWWLWHWLVQPLEAGDVVALYAFLSAFVRGMACHALLRLPGDRRLHSARLFAALMFGLLALSAAGSGVLGLFEGLSQSQGRQDVEPAAEMLAYNVGYPLWILCLFGLTLLSLRRFLLAAQSSAARFERLMNITSAAVVIVRDGRIVDANPVLKHLFGCPREFLYERPLEDLFETDEDLQKQLGRCDGVALDRVAVRCDGSRFAAELTLAALDDGTQVAEIRDVSGRKSLEQELRQTAARDALTGVLNRRAFIEQAQLELAQVRLQGRPACLAMFDIDHFKRVNDTHGHLVGDQALKAFSAVCESHVRRTDLFARYGGEEFVLLLPQTDREQALALLERLRETWSQHRLPVPGGELASTVSIGMVQLDGEASLEHWVSLADQALYRAKHEGRNRTRVHASE, from the coding sequence ATGAATGCCTTGTTGCTGTCACCCCACCTGATCGGTACCAACATTCTGATCGCCAGCGCCATCATTTGCCTGGCGCTGTGGTACTACTCGCGGCCCCATCCAGGGCCTGGCCTGTGGACATGCGGCGTCCTGCTGGTGACGGTGGGCCAGTACCTGGCGCAAGGCACCGCCTATACGGCCTCGTTGCCCTACAACGTGCTCTGCCACAGCTTGCTGACCGCGGGGGAAACGGTGCTGGTCATCGGCGTGTTCCGTTTCCTCGGCCGGCCCACGCCCTGGTGGCTGATACCGGTGACCTTCCTGGCCGCAGCGCCCTGGTGGCTGTGGCACTGGCTGGTGCAGCCGCTGGAGGCCGGTGACGTCGTGGCCTTGTATGCGTTCCTCAGCGCCTTTGTCCGTGGGATGGCCTGCCATGCGCTGCTGCGGCTGCCGGGCGACCGTCGGTTGCACAGCGCGCGGCTCTTCGCCGCGCTGATGTTCGGCTTGCTGGCCTTGAGCGCCGCCGGCAGCGGGGTTCTCGGTCTGTTCGAGGGCCTGTCGCAGAGCCAGGGCCGGCAAGACGTCGAGCCCGCCGCCGAAATGCTCGCCTACAACGTCGGTTATCCGTTGTGGATCCTGTGCCTGTTCGGCCTGACCCTGCTCAGCCTGCGCCGCTTCCTGCTGGCGGCCCAGAGCAGTGCGGCGCGCTTCGAACGCCTGATGAACATCACCAGCGCCGCGGTGGTGATCGTGCGCGACGGCCGGATCGTCGATGCCAACCCGGTGCTCAAGCACCTGTTCGGCTGCCCGCGGGAATTTTTGTACGAGCGTCCGCTGGAAGACCTGTTCGAAACCGACGAAGATTTGCAGAAACAGCTGGGCCGCTGCGACGGTGTGGCGCTGGACCGGGTGGCGGTGCGCTGCGACGGCAGCCGGTTCGCTGCGGAGCTGACGCTCGCGGCCCTCGACGATGGCACCCAGGTGGCGGAGATCCGCGACGTCAGCGGTCGCAAATCCCTGGAACAGGAACTGCGCCAGACCGCCGCGCGGGACGCCTTGACCGGCGTCCTCAACCGCCGCGCCTTCATCGAGCAAGCTCAGCTTGAGCTGGCCCAAGTCCGCCTGCAGGGCCGTCCGGCGTGCCTGGCGATGTTCGACATCGACCACTTCAAACGCGTCAACGACACCCATGGCCACCTGGTGGGCGACCAGGCGCTCAAGGCTTTCAGCGCCGTGTGCGAAAGCCATGTCCGCCGTACGGACCTGTTTGCCCGCTATGGCGGCGAGGAATTCGTGCTGCTGCTGCCGCAGACCGACCGTGAACAGGCCCTGGCCTTGCTGGAGCGCCTGCGCGAAACCTGGAGCCAGCATCGGTTGCCGGTGCCCGGCGGCGAGCTGGCGTCGACCGTCAGCATCGGCATGGTGCAACTCGACGGCGAGGCTTCGCTGGAGCATTGGGTCAGCCTGGCCGACCAGGCCCTGTACCGGGCCAAGCACGAAGGGCGCAACCGCACGCGGGTGCATGCCAGTGAATGA